In one Juglans regia cultivar Chandler chromosome 11, Walnut 2.0, whole genome shotgun sequence genomic region, the following are encoded:
- the LOC109003097 gene encoding putative clathrin assembly protein At5g57200 yields the protein MGTFPSFRKAYGALKDSTKVGLAKVNSEFKDLDIAIVKATNHVECPPKERHVRRIFSATSVACPRADVAYCIHALARRLAKTKNWIVAIKTLIVIHRTLREGDPTFREDLLNYSHRGHILQISNFKDDSSPLAWDCSAWVRTYALFLEERLECFRILKYDIESERLTKSLPGASKVHSRTRMLGCDELLEQLPALQQLLYRLIGCQPEGAAYSNYLIQYALALVLKESFKIYCAINDGIINLVDMFFDMSRHDAVKALNIYKRAGQQAENLADFYDYCKGLDLARNFQFPTLRQPPPSFLATMEEYIKEAPQTGSVNNRLEYQETERLTVKADGPEEPSESEKQEEKEEEQPLVVTEEPEKEEGEPAPLISTEDTGDLLGLNEINPKAAELEESNALALAIVPPGTDASSYRDLRDIGGTSGWELALVTTPSNNTTPFVESKLAGGFDKLLLDSLYEDEAARRQIQLQDAGYGYGGMAMQNPFDQQHDPFGMSNNVAPPSNVQMAMLAQQQQQHQQQQMMFQQQQHNMSMVPYQYQPQYPQQSQYPQHTQYMGSSNPFGDPFHGYPQSSMPQQGNHNLI from the exons ATGGGGACGTTTCCGAGCTTTAGGAAAGCCTATGGAGCTCTCAAGGACTCCACCAAGGTTGGCCTCGCCAAGGTCAACAGCGAATTCAAG GATTTGGACATTGCCATTGTAAAGGCCACCAATCACGTCGAGTGCCCTCCTAAGGAACGTCATGTTCGAA GAATTTTTTCTGCGACATCAGTGGCATGTCCGAGGGCTGATGTGGCCTACTGCATACACGCACTGGCAAGGAGATTGGCCAAGACAAAAAATTGGATT GTTGCTATAAAGACTTTGATAGTCATTCACAGAACATTAAGAGAGGGTGATCCTACATTTAGAGAGGATCTTCTGAATTACTCACACAGAGGACACATCCTCCAAATATCCAATTTCAAAGATGATTCAAGCCCTCTCG CTTGGGATTGTTCTGCATGGGTTCGGACATATGCACTATTTTTAGAGGAACGTCTTGAATGTTTTAGAATcctaaaatatgatattgagTCAGAGCGTTTGACAAAGTCATTGCCAGGAGCAAGCAAG GTACATAGTAGAACACGGATGTTGGGATGTGATGAGCTATTGGAGCAGCTACCTGCATTGCAGCAGCTTCTCTACCGCCTTATTGGTTGCCAG CCTGAAGGAGCAGCTTATAGCAATTATCTCATACAGTACGCCTTGGCCCTG GTATTGAAAGAAAGCTTTAAGATATACTGTGCGATCAATGATGGCATTATAAATCTCGTGGACATG TTCTTTGATATGTCAAGACATGATGCTGTTAAAGCTCTCAATATATACAAAAGAGCGGGCCAACAG GCAGAAAATCTTGCtgatttttatgattattgCAAAGGTTTGGATCTTGCTAGGAACTTTCAGTTTCCAACATTGAGACAG CCTCCTCCATCATTTCTTGCAACAATGGAAGAGTATATAAAAGAAGCACCTCAGACAGGTTCAGTAAATAATAGACTG GAGTATCAGGAGACGGAAAGATTGACTGTGAAAGCTGATGGACCTGAAGAACCTTCTGAAAGTgaaaaacaagaggaaaaagaagaggaacAGCCACTTGTAGTTACTGAGGAGCCTGAGAAAGAGGAGGGGGAACCTGCACCTTTGATATCAACTGAAGATACTGGAGATCTGCTG GGTCTGAATGAAATTAATCCAAAAGCTGCAGAACTAGAGGAAAGCAACGCTTTGGCTCTTGCAATAGTTCCACCTG GGACTGATGCTTCAAGTTACCGTGATTTGAGAGACATTGGCGGGACTTCAGGTTGGGAGCTAGCGCTAGTTACCACACCAAGCAACAATACCACCCCCTTTGTGGAAAGCAAATTG GCGGGCGGGTTTGACAAGCTATTACTCGATAGCTTGTATGAAGATGAAGCTGCCAGGAGACAAATACAACTGCAGGATGCAGGGTATGGATATGGAGGAATGGCCATGCAAAATCCTTTTGATCAGCAACATGATCCATTTGGCATGTCCAACAACGTAGCACCCCCATCCAATGTGCAGATGGCAATGTTGGCTCAGCAACAGCAGCAACACCAACAACAGCAAATGATGTTTCAACAACAGCAACACAACATGTCGATGGTACCTTACCAGTACCAACCTCAATATCCTCAACAATCTCAATACCCTCAACACACACAGTATATGGGTTCATCTAATCCGTTTGGGGACCCATTCCATGGCTACCCCCAGAGTTCAATGCCACAACAGGGAAATCACAATCTAATTTAG